From the genome of Colletotrichum destructivum chromosome 10, complete sequence, one region includes:
- a CDS encoding Putative glucose-methanol-choline oxidoreductase, FAD/NAD(P)-binding domain superfamily, translating into MGIYHKLADGIDEVDVIIAGGGTAACVVAGRLAASDPDLSILVIEGGTNNRDVPNVVHPAFFLEHLAPESKTAIFYQGNKSDKLAGRSPIVPAGGILGGGSSINFMLYTRAQKSDFDSWRTPGWSAADLRPYLNRFETYHGNGDAAHHGSSGPVHISSGGFRVTAAEDDILAAARQTGYPEIRDLQNLEANNGYERWMRYVSPDGRRQDAAHTFLHPLLEDGRHPNLHVLVESKVIRVLFDDRKRAVGVEYTPNPDYQAVLNTTKQPVRRVRARKMVVVSCGACGTPGVLERSGLGDKRVLDKAGVPVVADLPGVGHSYQDHNLVLIPYKTALKPNETLDDIFSGRISREDAIAGKHEMLGWNGVDIVSKIRPSDEEVKALGPEFQKAWDRDFKNDPNRPVMLSGFLHAYLGDHAAIPQGQYTTVANYTAYPYSRGSIHITGPSLADPLDFETGFFSDPHDLDLKKQVWAYKHSREVARRTALYRGEVAGGHPSFPAGSKAALVDDVAPDAHKSVTAPLEYSREDDEAIEQFLRENINTTWHSLGTAKMAPRADLGVVDSSLSVYGVEGLKVVDLSIVPENVGANTNNTAFVVGEKAADIIAKDLGINIPPKL; encoded by the exons ATGGGTATATACCACAAGCTGGCGGATGGCATCGACGAGGTGGACGTAATCATCGCGGGAG GCGGCACCGCAGCatgcgtcgtcgccgggcgTCTCGCGGCCTCGGACCCGGACCTCTCgatcctcgtcatcgagggCGGCACCAACAACCGCGACGTGCCCAACGTCGTTCAcccggccttcttcctcgagcaCCTCGCCCCCGAGAGCAAGACGGCCATTTTCTACCAGGGGAACAAGTCCGACAAGCTCGCCGGCCGCAGTCCCATCGTCCCGGCCGGGGGaatcctcggcggcggttccTCGATTAACTTTATGCT CTACACCCGCGCCCAAAAGTCCGACTTCGACTCCTGGCGCACGCCGGGTtggtccgccgccgacctgcgGCCGTACCTCAACCGCTTTGAGACGTAccacggcaacggcgacgccgcccaccACGGCTCCTCCGGCCCCGTCCACATCTCGTCCGGCGGCTTCCgcgtcaccgccgccgaggacgacatcctcgccgccgcgagaCAGACGGGCTACCCCGAGATCCGCGACCTGCagaacctcgaggccaaCAACGGCTACGAGCGCTGGATGCGCTACGTCTCgcccgacggccgccgccaggacGCCGCGCACACCTTCCTGCACCCgctgctcgaggacggccggcACCCCAACCTCCACGTGCTCGTCGAGTCCAAGGTCATCCGCGTGCTGTTCGACGACCGTAAGCGCGCCGTCGGAGTCGAGTACACCCCCAACCCGGACTACCAGGCCGTCCTGAACACGACCAAGCAGCCCGTCCGCCGCGTGCGCGCCAGGAAAATGGTCGTCGTCTCGTGCGGCGCCTGCGGCACCCcgggcgtcctcgagcggtccggcctcggcgacaagagagtcctcgacaaggccggcgtGCCCGTCGTCGCGGACCTGCCCGGCGTCGGACACAGCTACCAGGACCACAACCTCGTGCTCATACCCTACAAGACGGCCCTCAAGCCGAACGAGACGCTCGACGACATCTTCAGCGGCCGCATCAGCCGCGAGGACGCCATAGCCGGCAAGCACGAGATGCTCGGCTGGAACGGCGTAGACATCGTCAGCAAGATCCGCCCGTCGGACGAGGAAGTCAAGGCTCTGGGTCCCGAGTTTCAGAAGGCGTGGGATAGGGACTTCAAGAACGACCCCAACAGGCCCGTCATGCTCAGCGGGTTTCTACACGC ATACCTCGGAGACCACGCCGCTATCCCCCAGGGCCAGTACACCACCGTCGCCAACTACACAGCCTACCCTTACTCCCGCGGTAGCATCCACATCACCGGCCCCTCGCTCGCGGACCCTCTCGACTTCGAGACGGGCTTCTTCAGCGACCCgcacgacctcgacctcaagaAGCAGGTCTGGGCCTACAAGCACTCGCGCGAGGTCGCCCGCCGCACCGCCCTCTAccgcggcgaggtcgccggcggccaccCGTCCTTCCCCGCGGGTTCCAAGGCCGCGcttgtcgacgatgtcgcgcCCGACGCGCACAAGAGCGTGACAGCGCCGCTCGAGTACTCCagggaggacgacgaggccatcgagcaATTCCTGCGCGAGAACATCAACACGACGTGGCACTCCCTCGGGACCGCCAAGATGGCGCCGCGCGCCGACCtgggcgtcgtcgactcgTCGCTCAGCGTCTacggcgtcgaggggctcaaggtcgtcgatCTGAGCATCGTGCCGGAGAACGTGGgcgccaacaccaacaacacgGCCTTCGTGGTGggcgagaaggcggcggaTATCATTGCCAAGGATTTGGGCATCAACATTCCCCCGAAGCTGTAG
- a CDS encoding Putative major facilitator, sugar transporter, major facilitator superfamily translates to MAIAAETAAEARTKLAYQNRWKTLANNPKIVVIALFASFGGFEYGYQQGVLGQSLVMTRFIDNFPSVVGSSSATGWLTSILQLGGILGSVTAGVFGEVYSRKYTMFSACLWVILGSYLYTGASYHKPELLYAGRFFTGLGVGTFSGVGPLYNAELAAPEMRGFIVSFYQFATILGIMLSFWIGYGSNYIGGIGEGQSELAWRLPSYIQGVPAVLLALGIWWLPFSPRWLVKQGRDEEAVKTIAYLRKLPEDSDLVQVEFKEIKAEALFEQRAFQKAFPQLAEKEKTSVWMREVAQYWRIVREWAHFKRVATAWLVMFWQQWSGIDAIIYYASNVFQSLGLTGGTTALLATGVTGVVFFISTLPAMAFIDKVGRKPILIVGSLVMLVSMVIPGIIVAKFSHDWPGHPVEGWVAVAFIWIYIGAFGASWGPVSWTLISEIFPLSIRAKGASIGASSNWLNNFAVAFYVPSMLKNWEWGTYIFFAVFLAASIVWVHFCLPETKGATLEEMDRVFGSNTGAEDSILLAQARRDVGLTEDLEDSAIHAEKKGLSETHHESA, encoded by the exons atGGCTATTGCAGCggagaccgccgccgaggcgcgTACGAAGCTGGCGTACCAGAACCGATGGAAGACACTCGCGAACAACCCTAAAATTGTTGTCATTGCTCTCTTCGCTTC GTTTGGTGGTTTCGAGTATG GTTACCAGCAAGGAGTCTTGGGCCAGTCGCTCGTCATGACACGCTTCATCGACAACTTTCCATCCGTCGTCGGATCGTCCAGCGCAACCGGCTGGTTGACGTCCATCCTACAGCTCGGGGGTATCCTTGGCTCCGTTACCGCTGGTGTCTTTGGTGAGGTTTACTCCCGCAAGTACACCATGTTCTCGGCTTGCCTCTGGGTCATCCTTGGAAGCTACCTGTACACAGGAGCGAGCTACCACAAGCCGGAGCTTCTATACGCCGGCCGTTTCTTCACCGGACTCGGTGTCGGCACCTTCAGCGGTGTTGG CCCTCTATACAACGCCGAACTCGCCGCGCCCGAGATGCGCGGCTTCATTGTCTCGTTTTACCAGTTCGCCACCATCCTGGGTATCATGTTGAGCTTCTGGATCGGCTACGGCAGCAACtacatcggcggcatcggcgagggccagTCGGAGCTCGCATGGAGGCTTCCGTCATACATCCAGGGTGTGCCGGCCGTCCTCCTTGCGCTCGGTATCTGGTGGTTGCCCTTCTCGCCCCGCTGGCTTGTGAAGCAAGGCcgtgacgaggaggccgtcaagaCGATCGCCTACCTCCGCAAGCTTCCTGAGGACAGcgacctcgtccaggtcgagttcaaggagatcaaggccgaggccctctTCGAGCAGCGCGCGTTCCAAAAGGCGTTCCcccagctggccgagaaggagaagaccAGTGTCTGGATGCGCGAAGTGGCACAGTATTGGCGCATTGTCCGCGAATGGGCCCATTTTAAGCGAGTTGCAACCGC TTGGTTGGTAATGTTCTGGCAACAATGGAGCGGCATCGATGCTATTATATACTATGCGAGTAACGTGTTCCAGAGCCTCGGTCTCACCGGCGGAACGACTGCTCTTCTCGCTACCGGCGTCACTGGAGTCGTTTTCTTCATCAGCACTTTGCCCGCCATGGCGTTCATCGACAAGGTTGGCCGCAAGCCCATTCTGATTGTGGGTTCTCTGGTTATGCTGGTTTCCATGGTCATTCCTGGAATTATTGTGGCCAAGTTTAGCCACGACTGGCCGGGCCATCCTGTTGAGGGCTGGGTCGCGGTTGCGTTCATCTGGATCTACATTGGGGCATTCGGTGCTT CATGGGGTCCGGTTTCTTGGACGTTGATCTCGGAGattttccccctttccatCCGTGCCAAGGGTGCTTCTATCGGCGCATCCAGCAACTGG CTTAACAacttcgccgtcgccttctACGTGCCCTCGATGCTCAAGAACTGGGAGTGGGGTACCtacatcttcttcgccgtgttcctcgccgccagcaTCGTGTGGGTTCACTTTTGCCTTcccgagaccaagggcgCAACcctcgaggagatggacCGCGTGTTTGGCAGCAacacgggcgccgaggacaGCATTCTGCTGGCGCAGGCGAGACGGGATGTTGGCCTGACGGAGGACCTGGAGGATAGCGCCATTCACGCCGAGAAGAAAGGTCTCAGCGAGACACACCATGAGTCTGCCTAA